Proteins from a genomic interval of Molothrus ater isolate BHLD 08-10-18 breed brown headed cowbird chromosome 10, BPBGC_Mater_1.1, whole genome shotgun sequence:
- the SCHIP1 gene encoding schwannomin-interacting protein 1 isoform X3, with the protein MDLGSDAGSSRSSSESNSSKATPCSEGKSSPSPSSLDLAALEDSEEEEEEEEDGGSPPSPPRCPAAHGRRCGPAAAAARRCPRPRPPPRSDPAQRRRGAAAGPGGRRSAGARPPRDPQPPAMDWAALERHLAGLQCREQERKARASPASAQKNERESIRQKLALGSFFDDGPGLYTSCSKSGKPSLSSRLQSGMNLQICFVNDSSSDKDSDGDDSKTETSLDTPLSPMSKQSSSYSDRDTTEEESESLDDMDFLSRQKKLQAEAKMALAMAKPMAKMQVEVEKQNRKKSPVADLLPHMPHISECLMKRSLKPTDLRDMTIGQLQVIVNDLHSQIESLNEELVQLLLIRDELHTEQDAMLVDIEDLTRHAESQQKHLAEKMPAK; encoded by the exons ATGGATTTAGGCAGCGACGCCGGCAGCAGCCGCTCCAGCTCGGAATCCAACTCCAGCAAAGCCACGCCGTGCTCGGAGGGCAAGTCCTCGCCGTCCCCCAGCAGCCTGGACCTGGCGGCGCTGGAGGActcggaggaggaggaggaagaggaggaggacgGGGGGTCCCCGCCGTCCCCGCCGCGCTGCCCGGCCGCCCATGGGCGCCGCtgcggccccgcggccgccgctgcccggcgctgcccccgcccgcggcccccgccccgctcggACCCCGCGCAgcggcggcgcggagcggccgcggggcccggcgggcggCGGAGCGCGGGGGCGCGGCCCCCCCGGGACCCGCAGCCCCCGGCCATGGActgggcagccctggagaggcACCTGGCCGGGCTGCAGTGCCGGGAGCAGGAGCGCAAGGCGCGGGCCAGCCCCGCCTCG gcccAGAAGAATGAGCGTGAGTCCATCAGGCAGAAGTTGGCTCTGGGCAGTTTCTTCGACGATGGCCCCGGGCTCTACACGAGCTGCAGCAAGAGCGGCAAGCCCAGCCTGTCCTCCCG GTTACAGAGTGGGATGAACCTGCAGATCTGCTTTGTCAACGACAGCAGCAGCGACAAGGACAGCGACGGCGATGACAGCAAGACAGAGACCAGCCTGGACACGCCCTTGTCACCCATG AGCAAGCAGAGCTCATCCTACTCGGACAGAGACACGACGGAGGAGGAGTCAGAGTCCCTGGATGACATGGATTTCCTCAGCAGGCAGAAGAAGCTCCAGGCTGAAGCCAAGATGGCCTTGGCTATGGCCAAGCCCATGGCCAAGATGCAGGTGGAGGTGGAGAAGCAGAACAGGAAGAAGTCGCCGGTAGCAGATCTC CTGCCACATATGCCTCATATAAGTGAATGCCTGATGAAGAGAAGTTTAAAACCCACTGACCTAAGGGACATGACCATCGGGCAGCTACAGGTGATAGTCAACGACCTGCACTCACAGATAGAAA GCTTGAACGAGgagctggtgcagctgctgctgatccGGGACGAGCTGCACACGGAGCAGGATGCCATGCTGGTGGACATCGAGGACCTCACCAG
- the SCHIP1 gene encoding schwannomin-interacting protein 1 isoform X2 produces the protein MVHQENCSYQAQKNERESIRQKLALGSFFDDGPGLYTSCSKSGKPSLSSRLQSGMNLQICFVNDSSSDKDSDGDDSKTETSLDTPLSPMSKQSSSYSDRDTTEEESESLDDMDFLSRQKKLQAEAKMALAMAKPMAKMQVEVEKQNRKKSPVADLLPHMPHISECLMKRSLKPTDLRDMTIGQLQVIVNDLHSQIESLNEELVQLLLIRDELHTEQDAMLVDIEDLTRHAESQQKHLAEKMPAK, from the exons ATGGTTCACCAGGAAAACTGCTCCTACCAG gcccAGAAGAATGAGCGTGAGTCCATCAGGCAGAAGTTGGCTCTGGGCAGTTTCTTCGACGATGGCCCCGGGCTCTACACGAGCTGCAGCAAGAGCGGCAAGCCCAGCCTGTCCTCCCG GTTACAGAGTGGGATGAACCTGCAGATCTGCTTTGTCAACGACAGCAGCAGCGACAAGGACAGCGACGGCGATGACAGCAAGACAGAGACCAGCCTGGACACGCCCTTGTCACCCATG AGCAAGCAGAGCTCATCCTACTCGGACAGAGACACGACGGAGGAGGAGTCAGAGTCCCTGGATGACATGGATTTCCTCAGCAGGCAGAAGAAGCTCCAGGCTGAAGCCAAGATGGCCTTGGCTATGGCCAAGCCCATGGCCAAGATGCAGGTGGAGGTGGAGAAGCAGAACAGGAAGAAGTCGCCGGTAGCAGATCTC CTGCCACATATGCCTCATATAAGTGAATGCCTGATGAAGAGAAGTTTAAAACCCACTGACCTAAGGGACATGACCATCGGGCAGCTACAGGTGATAGTCAACGACCTGCACTCACAGATAGAAA GCTTGAACGAGgagctggtgcagctgctgctgatccGGGACGAGCTGCACACGGAGCAGGATGCCATGCTGGTGGACATCGAGGACCTCACCAG
- the SCHIP1 gene encoding schwannomin-interacting protein 1 isoform X1: MSRERDDGMGDVIRKASPPPAEGSYKKAQKNERESIRQKLALGSFFDDGPGLYTSCSKSGKPSLSSRLQSGMNLQICFVNDSSSDKDSDGDDSKTETSLDTPLSPMSKQSSSYSDRDTTEEESESLDDMDFLSRQKKLQAEAKMALAMAKPMAKMQVEVEKQNRKKSPVADLLPHMPHISECLMKRSLKPTDLRDMTIGQLQVIVNDLHSQIESLNEELVQLLLIRDELHTEQDAMLVDIEDLTRHAESQQKHLAEKMPAK, translated from the exons ATGAGCCGGGAGCGGGATGATGGAATGGGTGACGTCATCAGGAAAGCATCCCCGCCGCCCGCCGAGGGCAGCTATAAAAAG gcccAGAAGAATGAGCGTGAGTCCATCAGGCAGAAGTTGGCTCTGGGCAGTTTCTTCGACGATGGCCCCGGGCTCTACACGAGCTGCAGCAAGAGCGGCAAGCCCAGCCTGTCCTCCCG GTTACAGAGTGGGATGAACCTGCAGATCTGCTTTGTCAACGACAGCAGCAGCGACAAGGACAGCGACGGCGATGACAGCAAGACAGAGACCAGCCTGGACACGCCCTTGTCACCCATG AGCAAGCAGAGCTCATCCTACTCGGACAGAGACACGACGGAGGAGGAGTCAGAGTCCCTGGATGACATGGATTTCCTCAGCAGGCAGAAGAAGCTCCAGGCTGAAGCCAAGATGGCCTTGGCTATGGCCAAGCCCATGGCCAAGATGCAGGTGGAGGTGGAGAAGCAGAACAGGAAGAAGTCGCCGGTAGCAGATCTC CTGCCACATATGCCTCATATAAGTGAATGCCTGATGAAGAGAAGTTTAAAACCCACTGACCTAAGGGACATGACCATCGGGCAGCTACAGGTGATAGTCAACGACCTGCACTCACAGATAGAAA GCTTGAACGAGgagctggtgcagctgctgctgatccGGGACGAGCTGCACACGGAGCAGGATGCCATGCTGGTGGACATCGAGGACCTCACCAG